The following DNA comes from Acidicapsa ligni.
GCCGGCACTCCGCTCAGGCTGCGTACCGCGTATCGAATATCCTGCAGCAACCGTTCCAGCCAGAGCCCACCCCAGACCTCGCGGGACTTCTCGACGGTGAGCCCCACATTGCCGAACTTTTTCTTTGCAGCATGCCGCGCTTCTTCGGGCGACATGCCGTTATTAATGTTCTCTTGTATTTCGATCTCGATGTGCGTTTCGAACTCTCGCAGCAACTGATTCCTGCGCTTCTTCCAGCCAAGCATGATCTAGTCCTCCAGCTACGGATTCTCTTTGGCAACCGGCGCAAGAATGAGCGCAATCGCATTCGAGAGCTTCTGCCATTTCGAAGTTTCCGAAAAGAGTTTCTTGCGGCCCTTTGCGGTCAAACGATAAAACCTGGCCTTGCGGTTGTTTTCTGAAATTCCGTCCACGGCGACGACCAGGCCAAGTTTGAGCAGGCGCTGGAGTGCCGGATAGAGAGAGCCGTGGCCCACCTGCAACACATCGTCCGATCGTTGCTCGATGGAGCGCGCGATTGCATGGCCATGGGCCTGACCCAGGGCAAGGGTCTGGAGGATCAGTAGATCCAGAGTGCCCTGCAACAGCTCAAGTTGGGTGTCCGCGTCTCTAGTCGACATTCGACCTGAATCTATACCGGGCTCAGGTCGAATGTCAAGGGGAAGACCAGAGATGCGGCTTTCAAGCAGGCGGCGTTCGTATTGCGTCTTAGAGGGCGCCCATACTCAATACCGCGGAGCCTTTATGAATTCGCTCAATCTCTTCAAGTTGAGTGAGGAATACAT
Coding sequences within:
- a CDS encoding PadR family transcriptional regulator, producing MSTRDADTQLELLQGTLDLLILQTLALGQAHGHAIARSIEQRSDDVLQVGHGSLYPALQRLLKLGLVVAVDGISENNRKARFYRLTAKGRKKLFSETSKWQKLSNAIALILAPVAKENP